The following are encoded together in the Citrus sinensis cultivar Valencia sweet orange chromosome 1, DVS_A1.0, whole genome shotgun sequence genome:
- the LOC102615399 gene encoding uncharacterized protein LOC102615399 isoform X2: MESVDGKRKKSKEKSLWQEKQAVKKKAWIYYFKAEAKRLRLLGVEKVDKTVRADIAQNWKKLTPEERHQWMVSNMNEISSSNSSENSGTSKNIKESDEEKTDGGNLLSRCRVASFSDVVSSFSSDQQAAVNETGLGSLLDLKCGRLRQELCAALIQQCDVGRQSIILHGKEYNLSPTVFATIMGVRDGGTRVDLNDQAVDITDLRVVYSSGPRGIHIAEVKKRLMNTSTSDDEFKILFSLFALGTILCPTSAIYINPLYLRALKDTNSIREKNWASWCFTFLWEGVQKFKENKVSSVSGCVLFLKLFYFSSVVYDRPSIDRTMCPISVWNNDEIRRFLKWQKKLGGIKSNKVSMRDPDRLHKPEQAEPPGWNNANNDAFQLLMERFGSFVAQNKESFQTIERRLENIEKILGELTSKYHGGSSKQPVAPDPPSNVKSQNRTSPDGKTMSKTEGKMILVSDDDTVDRRVKASLRAFDVMLGCIGTTAHTSETPLDSFQFDRGHDLHLTPKPREEGENLAEPLDTKQEFQTSTSMSVPATRPARNRRPGRYQLSPYDKVSRGAKAKFKAGPFHVNNPLSLDQLKLIQYAFDKGGNGRHNFMSLLPNTALSGEILTMIAYHLTLYERAKRNDAPINWYLPTIYAQSALTVGADVDGFAQAASVGKPFMLDFQRCQKIYVPINDGAFHWFLFIVNVKEGYGEVWDPLPDGRSNRKREQQAERILHSLDSIFHSKLPPNVKPSTRFIWFPIRSGEGVPKQPNGFDCGIYVIKFMETPGLIPIKSYMHDSQDVRGRLAVQLIDSAFNEARAGLLAQANVTFAEHAAQARAIPSTLKANTYRIGAKAPGKSRKKNPKRLRS, encoded by the exons ATGGAATCTGTTGATGGTAAGAGGAAAAAAtcgaaagaaaaatcattatggCAGGAAAAGCAAGcagtgaaaaaaaaagcatggaTATACTATTT TAAGGCAGAAGCAAAACGACTAAGGCTATTAGGGGTAGAAAAGGTGGATAAAACG GTTAGAGCTGATATTGCACAAAATTGGAAGAAACTAACCCCCGAGGAGAGGCATCAATGGATGGTTAGTAATATGAATGAGATATCTAGCTCAAATAGTAGTGAAAATAGTGGTACgagtaaaaatattaaggaATCTGATGAGGAGAAGACTGATGGTGGCAACCTTCTATCTCGATGTCGTGTAGCCTCATTCTCCGATGTGGTTTCATCTTTTTCAAGTGACCAACAAGCAGCAGTGAATGAAACCGGCTTAGGAAGTCTACTTGACCTAAAATGTGGACGCTTAAGACAAGAGTTATGTGCAGCACTAATTCAACAATGTGATGTAGGTAGGCAAAGTATAATTCTACATGGGAAAGAATACAATTTAAGCCCTACAGTGTTTGCAACTATAATGGGGGTTAGAGATGGAGGCACACGTGTGGACTTAAATGACCAAGCAGTTGATATAACTGATTTGCGTGTAGTGTATAGTAGTGGACCTAGAGGAATTCATATAGCGGAGGTGAAAAAAAGGCTAATGAATACTTCAACTTCTGATGATGAATTTAAGATACTTTTTAGTCTTTTTGCGTTGGGAACCATTTTATGTCCCACAAGTGCAATATACATTAATCCGTTGTATCTTCGTGCACTGAAAGATACAAATtcaattagagaaaaaaattgggCTAGTTGGTGTTTTACCTTTTTATGGGAAGGTGTGCAAAAGTTTAAAGAGAATAAAGTTAGCTCTGTTAGCGGCTGTGTTCTTTTCTTAAAG TTGTTCTACTTTTCCTCCGTTGTATATGATCGACCTTCTATTGATAGAACAATGTGTCCTATCAGTGTATGGAATAATGATGAGATTCGACGATTCTTGAAATGGCAAAAAAAGCTTGGTGGCATCAAAAGCAATAAG gTTTCGATGCGTGACCCTGATCGGCTTCATAAGCCTGAACAAGCAGAACCTCCTGGGTGGAACAATGCGAATAATGATGCTTTTCAGTTACTAATGGAAAGGTTTGGGTCATTCGTCGCACAAAACAAAGAGTCGTTCCAAACCATTGAACGGAGATTGGAAAATATAGAGAAAATATTGGGAGAGTTGACATCAAAGTATCACGGAGGATCAAGCAAACAACCAGTTGCTCCCGATCCACCTTCAAATGTGAAAAGTCAAAATCGTACATCTCCGGATGGAAAAACAATGTCAAAAACTGAAGGGAAAATGATTTTGGTCAGTGATGACGACACCGTGGATCGTAGAGTGAAAGCAAGTTTACGAGCCTTTGATGTTATGTTGGGCTGTATTGGGACTACTGCACATACTAGTGAAACTCCGCTCgattcatttcaatttgatAGAGGACATGATCTCCATTTAACGCCAAAACCTCGAGAGGAGGGAGAG AATTTAGCTGAACCACTTGACACTAAGCAAGAGTTCCAGACCTCCACTAGCATGAGCGTACCAGCAACACGACCAGCACGGAACAGAAGGCCGGGACGATACCAACTCTCTCCTTATGATAAAGTGTCTCGGGGAGCGAAGGCTAAGTTTAAAGCTGGTCCTTTCCATGTAAATAACCCCCTTTCTCTTGACCAATTGAAGCTCATTCAATATGCATTTGATAAAGGTGGTAACGGAAG GCATAATTTCATGAGCCTTTTGCCTAACACGGCTCTGAGTGGAGAG ATTCTCACCATGATAGCATATCACCTCACACTATATGAACGGGCTAAACGCAATGATGCACCAATAAACTGGTATTTACCGACAATATATGCA CAATCAGCACTTACCGTTGGAGCCGACGTTGATGGTTTTGCACAAGCAGCAAGTGTCGGAAAACCTTTCATGCTAGACTTTCAAAGGTGCCAAAAG atttATGTTCCAATTAACGATGGTGCCTTTCATTGGTTCCTGTTCATCGTGAATGTGAAGGAAGGCTATGGTGAGGTTTGGGACCCTCTTCCTGATGGTCGAAGTAATCGAAAACGCGAGCAACAAGCTGAACGCATA TTACATTCTCTTGATtccatttttcattcaaaGTTACCTCCAAATGTCAAGCCATCAACGCGATTCATTTGGTTCCCTATTCGGTCTGGTGAGGGGGTTCCGAAACAACCAAATGGATTTGATTGTGGAATCTATGTCATCAAATTCATGGAGACTCCAGGGCTCATTCCTATCAAATCATATAtg CATGATTCCCAAGATGTTCGTGGAAGACTAGCAGTTCAACTTATCGACTCGGCCTTTAATGAAGCACGAGCTGGATTGCTTGCTCAAGCAAACGTCACATTTGCTGAGCATGCTGCCCAGGCAAGGGCCATACCGTCTACGCTGAAGGCAAACACATATAGAATAGGCGCGAAAGCTCCAGGGAAAAGTcggaaaaaaaatccaaaaagatTACGGTCGTAA
- the LOC102615399 gene encoding uncharacterized protein LOC102615399 isoform X3 → MESVDGKRKKSKEKSLWQEKQAVKKKAWIYYFKAEAKRLRLLGVEKVDKTVRADIAQNWKKLTPEERHQWMVSNMNEISSSNSSENSGTSKNIKESDEEKTDGGNLLSRCRVASFSDVVSSFSSDQQAAVNETGLGSLLDLKCGRLRQELCAALIQQCDVGRQSIILHGKEYNLSPTVFATIMGVRDGGTRVDLNDQAVDITDLRVVYSSGPRGIHIAEVKKRLMNTSTSDDEFKILFSLFALGTILCPTSAIYINPLYLRALKDTNSIREKNWASWCFTFLWEGVQKFKENKVSSVSGCVLFLKLFYFSSVVYDRPSIDRTMCPISVWNNDEIRRFLKWQKKLGGIKSNKVSMRDPDRLHKPEQAEPPGWNNANNDAFQLLMERFGSFVAQNKESFQTIERRLENIEKILGELTSKYHGGSSKQPVAPDPPSNVKSQNRTSPDGKTMSKTEGKMILVSDDDTVDRRVKASLRAFDVMLGCIGTTAHTSETPLDSFQFDRGHDLHLTPKPREEGENLAEPLDTKQEFQTSTSMSVPATRPARNRRPGRYQLSPYDKVSRGAKAKFKAGPFHVNNPLSLDQLKLIQYAFDKGGNGSEIVVSTDDQFISRHNFMSLLPNTALSGEILTMIAYHLTLYERAKRNDAPINWYLPTIYAQSALTVGADVDGFAQAASVGKPFMLDFQRCQKEGYGEVWDPLPDGRSNRKREQQAERILHSLDSIFHSKLPPNVKPSTRFIWFPIRSGEGVPKQPNGFDCGIYVIKFMETPGLIPIKSYMHDSQDVRGRLAVQLIDSAFNEARAGLLAQANVTFAEHAAQARAIPSTLKANTYRIGAKAPGKSRKKNPKRLRS, encoded by the exons ATGGAATCTGTTGATGGTAAGAGGAAAAAAtcgaaagaaaaatcattatggCAGGAAAAGCAAGcagtgaaaaaaaaagcatggaTATACTATTT TAAGGCAGAAGCAAAACGACTAAGGCTATTAGGGGTAGAAAAGGTGGATAAAACG GTTAGAGCTGATATTGCACAAAATTGGAAGAAACTAACCCCCGAGGAGAGGCATCAATGGATGGTTAGTAATATGAATGAGATATCTAGCTCAAATAGTAGTGAAAATAGTGGTACgagtaaaaatattaaggaATCTGATGAGGAGAAGACTGATGGTGGCAACCTTCTATCTCGATGTCGTGTAGCCTCATTCTCCGATGTGGTTTCATCTTTTTCAAGTGACCAACAAGCAGCAGTGAATGAAACCGGCTTAGGAAGTCTACTTGACCTAAAATGTGGACGCTTAAGACAAGAGTTATGTGCAGCACTAATTCAACAATGTGATGTAGGTAGGCAAAGTATAATTCTACATGGGAAAGAATACAATTTAAGCCCTACAGTGTTTGCAACTATAATGGGGGTTAGAGATGGAGGCACACGTGTGGACTTAAATGACCAAGCAGTTGATATAACTGATTTGCGTGTAGTGTATAGTAGTGGACCTAGAGGAATTCATATAGCGGAGGTGAAAAAAAGGCTAATGAATACTTCAACTTCTGATGATGAATTTAAGATACTTTTTAGTCTTTTTGCGTTGGGAACCATTTTATGTCCCACAAGTGCAATATACATTAATCCGTTGTATCTTCGTGCACTGAAAGATACAAATtcaattagagaaaaaaattgggCTAGTTGGTGTTTTACCTTTTTATGGGAAGGTGTGCAAAAGTTTAAAGAGAATAAAGTTAGCTCTGTTAGCGGCTGTGTTCTTTTCTTAAAG TTGTTCTACTTTTCCTCCGTTGTATATGATCGACCTTCTATTGATAGAACAATGTGTCCTATCAGTGTATGGAATAATGATGAGATTCGACGATTCTTGAAATGGCAAAAAAAGCTTGGTGGCATCAAAAGCAATAAG gTTTCGATGCGTGACCCTGATCGGCTTCATAAGCCTGAACAAGCAGAACCTCCTGGGTGGAACAATGCGAATAATGATGCTTTTCAGTTACTAATGGAAAGGTTTGGGTCATTCGTCGCACAAAACAAAGAGTCGTTCCAAACCATTGAACGGAGATTGGAAAATATAGAGAAAATATTGGGAGAGTTGACATCAAAGTATCACGGAGGATCAAGCAAACAACCAGTTGCTCCCGATCCACCTTCAAATGTGAAAAGTCAAAATCGTACATCTCCGGATGGAAAAACAATGTCAAAAACTGAAGGGAAAATGATTTTGGTCAGTGATGACGACACCGTGGATCGTAGAGTGAAAGCAAGTTTACGAGCCTTTGATGTTATGTTGGGCTGTATTGGGACTACTGCACATACTAGTGAAACTCCGCTCgattcatttcaatttgatAGAGGACATGATCTCCATTTAACGCCAAAACCTCGAGAGGAGGGAGAG AATTTAGCTGAACCACTTGACACTAAGCAAGAGTTCCAGACCTCCACTAGCATGAGCGTACCAGCAACACGACCAGCACGGAACAGAAGGCCGGGACGATACCAACTCTCTCCTTATGATAAAGTGTCTCGGGGAGCGAAGGCTAAGTTTAAAGCTGGTCCTTTCCATGTAAATAACCCCCTTTCTCTTGACCAATTGAAGCTCATTCAATATGCATTTGATAAAGGTGGTAACGGAAG CGAAATCGTTGTCTCTACTGATGATCAATTTATCTCCAGGCATAATTTCATGAGCCTTTTGCCTAACACGGCTCTGAGTGGAGAG ATTCTCACCATGATAGCATATCACCTCACACTATATGAACGGGCTAAACGCAATGATGCACCAATAAACTGGTATTTACCGACAATATATGCA CAATCAGCACTTACCGTTGGAGCCGACGTTGATGGTTTTGCACAAGCAGCAAGTGTCGGAAAACCTTTCATGCTAGACTTTCAAAGGTGCCAAAAG GAAGGCTATGGTGAGGTTTGGGACCCTCTTCCTGATGGTCGAAGTAATCGAAAACGCGAGCAACAAGCTGAACGCATA TTACATTCTCTTGATtccatttttcattcaaaGTTACCTCCAAATGTCAAGCCATCAACGCGATTCATTTGGTTCCCTATTCGGTCTGGTGAGGGGGTTCCGAAACAACCAAATGGATTTGATTGTGGAATCTATGTCATCAAATTCATGGAGACTCCAGGGCTCATTCCTATCAAATCATATAtg CATGATTCCCAAGATGTTCGTGGAAGACTAGCAGTTCAACTTATCGACTCGGCCTTTAATGAAGCACGAGCTGGATTGCTTGCTCAAGCAAACGTCACATTTGCTGAGCATGCTGCCCAGGCAAGGGCCATACCGTCTACGCTGAAGGCAAACACATATAGAATAGGCGCGAAAGCTCCAGGGAAAAGTcggaaaaaaaatccaaaaagatTACGGTCGTAA
- the LOC102615399 gene encoding uncharacterized protein LOC102615399 isoform X1 — protein sequence MESVDGKRKKSKEKSLWQEKQAVKKKAWIYYFKAEAKRLRLLGVEKVDKTVRADIAQNWKKLTPEERHQWMVSNMNEISSSNSSENSGTSKNIKESDEEKTDGGNLLSRCRVASFSDVVSSFSSDQQAAVNETGLGSLLDLKCGRLRQELCAALIQQCDVGRQSIILHGKEYNLSPTVFATIMGVRDGGTRVDLNDQAVDITDLRVVYSSGPRGIHIAEVKKRLMNTSTSDDEFKILFSLFALGTILCPTSAIYINPLYLRALKDTNSIREKNWASWCFTFLWEGVQKFKENKVSSVSGCVLFLKLFYFSSVVYDRPSIDRTMCPISVWNNDEIRRFLKWQKKLGGIKSNKVSMRDPDRLHKPEQAEPPGWNNANNDAFQLLMERFGSFVAQNKESFQTIERRLENIEKILGELTSKYHGGSSKQPVAPDPPSNVKSQNRTSPDGKTMSKTEGKMILVSDDDTVDRRVKASLRAFDVMLGCIGTTAHTSETPLDSFQFDRGHDLHLTPKPREEGENLAEPLDTKQEFQTSTSMSVPATRPARNRRPGRYQLSPYDKVSRGAKAKFKAGPFHVNNPLSLDQLKLIQYAFDKGGNGSEIVVSTDDQFISRHNFMSLLPNTALSGEILTMIAYHLTLYERAKRNDAPINWYLPTIYAQSALTVGADVDGFAQAASVGKPFMLDFQRCQKIYVPINDGAFHWFLFIVNVKEGYGEVWDPLPDGRSNRKREQQAERILHSLDSIFHSKLPPNVKPSTRFIWFPIRSGEGVPKQPNGFDCGIYVIKFMETPGLIPIKSYMHDSQDVRGRLAVQLIDSAFNEARAGLLAQANVTFAEHAAQARAIPSTLKANTYRIGAKAPGKSRKKNPKRLRS from the exons ATGGAATCTGTTGATGGTAAGAGGAAAAAAtcgaaagaaaaatcattatggCAGGAAAAGCAAGcagtgaaaaaaaaagcatggaTATACTATTT TAAGGCAGAAGCAAAACGACTAAGGCTATTAGGGGTAGAAAAGGTGGATAAAACG GTTAGAGCTGATATTGCACAAAATTGGAAGAAACTAACCCCCGAGGAGAGGCATCAATGGATGGTTAGTAATATGAATGAGATATCTAGCTCAAATAGTAGTGAAAATAGTGGTACgagtaaaaatattaaggaATCTGATGAGGAGAAGACTGATGGTGGCAACCTTCTATCTCGATGTCGTGTAGCCTCATTCTCCGATGTGGTTTCATCTTTTTCAAGTGACCAACAAGCAGCAGTGAATGAAACCGGCTTAGGAAGTCTACTTGACCTAAAATGTGGACGCTTAAGACAAGAGTTATGTGCAGCACTAATTCAACAATGTGATGTAGGTAGGCAAAGTATAATTCTACATGGGAAAGAATACAATTTAAGCCCTACAGTGTTTGCAACTATAATGGGGGTTAGAGATGGAGGCACACGTGTGGACTTAAATGACCAAGCAGTTGATATAACTGATTTGCGTGTAGTGTATAGTAGTGGACCTAGAGGAATTCATATAGCGGAGGTGAAAAAAAGGCTAATGAATACTTCAACTTCTGATGATGAATTTAAGATACTTTTTAGTCTTTTTGCGTTGGGAACCATTTTATGTCCCACAAGTGCAATATACATTAATCCGTTGTATCTTCGTGCACTGAAAGATACAAATtcaattagagaaaaaaattgggCTAGTTGGTGTTTTACCTTTTTATGGGAAGGTGTGCAAAAGTTTAAAGAGAATAAAGTTAGCTCTGTTAGCGGCTGTGTTCTTTTCTTAAAG TTGTTCTACTTTTCCTCCGTTGTATATGATCGACCTTCTATTGATAGAACAATGTGTCCTATCAGTGTATGGAATAATGATGAGATTCGACGATTCTTGAAATGGCAAAAAAAGCTTGGTGGCATCAAAAGCAATAAG gTTTCGATGCGTGACCCTGATCGGCTTCATAAGCCTGAACAAGCAGAACCTCCTGGGTGGAACAATGCGAATAATGATGCTTTTCAGTTACTAATGGAAAGGTTTGGGTCATTCGTCGCACAAAACAAAGAGTCGTTCCAAACCATTGAACGGAGATTGGAAAATATAGAGAAAATATTGGGAGAGTTGACATCAAAGTATCACGGAGGATCAAGCAAACAACCAGTTGCTCCCGATCCACCTTCAAATGTGAAAAGTCAAAATCGTACATCTCCGGATGGAAAAACAATGTCAAAAACTGAAGGGAAAATGATTTTGGTCAGTGATGACGACACCGTGGATCGTAGAGTGAAAGCAAGTTTACGAGCCTTTGATGTTATGTTGGGCTGTATTGGGACTACTGCACATACTAGTGAAACTCCGCTCgattcatttcaatttgatAGAGGACATGATCTCCATTTAACGCCAAAACCTCGAGAGGAGGGAGAG AATTTAGCTGAACCACTTGACACTAAGCAAGAGTTCCAGACCTCCACTAGCATGAGCGTACCAGCAACACGACCAGCACGGAACAGAAGGCCGGGACGATACCAACTCTCTCCTTATGATAAAGTGTCTCGGGGAGCGAAGGCTAAGTTTAAAGCTGGTCCTTTCCATGTAAATAACCCCCTTTCTCTTGACCAATTGAAGCTCATTCAATATGCATTTGATAAAGGTGGTAACGGAAG CGAAATCGTTGTCTCTACTGATGATCAATTTATCTCCAGGCATAATTTCATGAGCCTTTTGCCTAACACGGCTCTGAGTGGAGAG ATTCTCACCATGATAGCATATCACCTCACACTATATGAACGGGCTAAACGCAATGATGCACCAATAAACTGGTATTTACCGACAATATATGCA CAATCAGCACTTACCGTTGGAGCCGACGTTGATGGTTTTGCACAAGCAGCAAGTGTCGGAAAACCTTTCATGCTAGACTTTCAAAGGTGCCAAAAG atttATGTTCCAATTAACGATGGTGCCTTTCATTGGTTCCTGTTCATCGTGAATGTGAAGGAAGGCTATGGTGAGGTTTGGGACCCTCTTCCTGATGGTCGAAGTAATCGAAAACGCGAGCAACAAGCTGAACGCATA TTACATTCTCTTGATtccatttttcattcaaaGTTACCTCCAAATGTCAAGCCATCAACGCGATTCATTTGGTTCCCTATTCGGTCTGGTGAGGGGGTTCCGAAACAACCAAATGGATTTGATTGTGGAATCTATGTCATCAAATTCATGGAGACTCCAGGGCTCATTCCTATCAAATCATATAtg CATGATTCCCAAGATGTTCGTGGAAGACTAGCAGTTCAACTTATCGACTCGGCCTTTAATGAAGCACGAGCTGGATTGCTTGCTCAAGCAAACGTCACATTTGCTGAGCATGCTGCCCAGGCAAGGGCCATACCGTCTACGCTGAAGGCAAACACATATAGAATAGGCGCGAAAGCTCCAGGGAAAAGTcggaaaaaaaatccaaaaagatTACGGTCGTAA